The genomic DNA ATTTTTGTCATCACATCTGTATATAGACTTCTCAGAAAAATATAGGGTAATTAACctgttttctttaatgatacCAGAACACATCCAGTATTTGTGAATATATTTAACTGAACTTGTGTCTCTTGTAGCCACAAAAGAGTCATTTTAGCAACGCCATATTTTGGGTGGCTCACAGAGACCCAGTGGTTTTCCTGTCTGACCCACTTggtaatgaagttaaatagccCTGTTATAGAGACTGGTAATGACTGtgctgggagggagagagacagtagGCTTTATAGGCATATAaaatgctgtgtgctgtgtgtgtgtgtgtgtgtgtgtgtgtgtgtgtgtgtgtgtgtgtgtgtgtgtgtgtaaaatatatGGATGATTATGGATGGATGATGGAGGATGTGTCACTTCTGAAGATTTGACGAACTGTTGATCTGCTGGCTGGCTTCAAAGTGCTTCCTGGTCTGTCTGACAAACGTTCAAGAGCACCAGGCCTGTGATGGACTGTTCAAGAGCACAATGTTGCTCAAGATTTTAATTACCAGGAGAGTAACCAATGTGCGATGCCAATGATTTATTATTTGTTGCTTATtcattttttgttcattttatttcaTCGTTTGTAAAATTGTTTATGTATTGGTGTCACACACGTGAACTtttctggttttgtttgttttattatttatttgatttttgtttgtttgtctatcttGTATGTTTTGTTGTCACGggttgtcacgggtacgctcCGTTTGACAATGTCTTATGTATCAGTCTTGTGTGTAAAGTGCtgtgggttgcactctgtgatTGCTAAATGCACTACgcaaaaaaaatgacttgaatTGACTTGACATGCATGTGCCTATAAaagcgctttataaataaaagtgATTACACCGTATCTTCACAGCTATCGGTTTGTAAGTATTTTCTGCATGTCAGTTACATTGTACAAGACCTTTTTATTGATACGGTTTGCACAAATATATAATTATACATTATTGATATCACCAAACATATGATTCCATTCCTTCACAAATTAcattcattttgaaaaaaaaaaactgaattttaCGACCCATGTTTATTTGACAGCAAACAGTAAAGTGACCAATATTTTGTAACTTAGTGTCATTGTGACATTTTTGTATCTAAGGTGCTCTGGGGCTGGGTGCTGCTGAACCTTTGCCTGGGTCCGTCCAGCCTCCAAAGGCTTTCTCTAGGTACGCTGCAGTGGCTAAGCAGAATCGGTCCTGCAGTTTCCCTGCTACCAACTGCACTCCAAGAGGCAACCCCTCGTTACTGAGCCCAAGAGGACACTGGGTCACCGGGAGGCCTAGTATGTTGAAGATGCCTGGATGGAAATTGTGTCATGAAATTTAATTAGTTGGCTACATACAATTGAAAACATTATCAATAAAACGCAATAGCATGATTGGTTTGTTTTATTCTATGAggtttacatttttaaaaaacattcagAGACCAGTAACAAATTCAGCTTTGGGTTTGAATTCATCTATGAAGTATAATGTATCACAATGTAatgatatgtgtatgtgaatgtgtatttaTTGATGTCAATGTAAGTCACAATGCTGCCGCTAAATACCACAAACATAATCAAGAACATAATGAAAGGAGCGCATGCGAAGGCCCACCAGTGTAGGAGAAGTTGAAAGGTGTGAGGAgcgggtggtggtgctgtggagCTAAGCGGGGGTGCGAGGGGTACAGCAGCACACCGTCTGTGCCCAGCATCTCCTCCAGGTCCCTCTGCAGTGTCTCCCTCTGCTTCAGAATGAAGGACGACGGCCGCGTGCTCTGGAACATCTCCACTAACGCCAAGCCTGAGCAGAGATGACGTGTGAGAGGGACAGGAGAGAGCTTACTGGAAATACactgaaaacatttgttttcttttgttgttagtACGTTGTCGTTGGTTTTATCATTTAAGTTATATTTTGGTATCAGTAACATAcataacatacatactgtaagtacatAAAACTAACTATACCATAAGCATGATACATTTCCCATTTAATGCAATGTGCTAGGAGAATATGGTTCCCTTGAGACACCTCAtttgtcctctctctgtggATTTTCTAGATAGTGAGAAATATGTTTGTTGTAGTGCGTGGGCGTCTCCAGGCTATAAGTGTAGCCCGAATATAATAGACTATTTTCACAAAAGGCTTTTCCTGTACGCTCGCTCATGTATTTCTGGTAGAACATTAACTGTGTTGTAACgacatcttctgttatattctgctctTTACATCTTCCCATTCTATTTGCccaaaaatacaaatacactaaagccctattcgcacagGATTATTATTACCTGGGGACCTTTGGTAATTTTCAAATTAccgccccacctctgtgttacttgcagcacattcgcacgggataaacaaagtctgtaaatcactctattttcactgacattacacccggatatgtcgtattCTAACATCCGAAAACAATGCAGAAAGTAGATAAGATAGGCAATTGCAATAACAATCACTGAGATGCCGATTCACATGggattatatatattatacaccggacgtctgtgtttggcgaaatacagtaggtaatttgcggcggaatttttactttagAAATTACAGACATGCCACATTCGCAtgggactaagatctcaggcatcctccgcaattatcacaaatcaccaaaggcccacaggtaatactaatcccgtgtgAATAGGGCttaagtcaaatgtaaaattccatgacatTTCCCGGTCAATTTTGACACTAGCAACAAGTCAAATGTATTTTTGCAAGACTTACTACTTGTGAGTATAAAGACTGATTTCCCCTTCAACCAACCATAACTGGTACATGAGATATTTGAGCCTCTCTTAAGTTCCAGCATTGCTAAGCAATTCTATAagaatcacacaaacactctctctctctctcacacacacacacacacacacacacacacacacacacacacacacacacacacacacacacacacacacacacacacacacacacacacacacacacacacacacacacacacacacacacacacacgcatgcacacagtgtTACCTATGGCAGCCATGGTGTGAGAAGACAGTCCAAGCATCCACTTGAAGAGCTCCCACAAAGGCCATATTCTACTACCTCTGTCTGCCATGAGTTCAGCAAAGGTAGTGGGTGTCTGTTtgaaacacattacatttaattgtgttacattacagtacattacattacgtcACCCTTAGACAAGCCTACCAAAGCAAACTATCTACATTAGATACATATTatacctgtgacacacacatacagtataatagaaCACAGAACTCAAATCTAAGAAAAGTCAGGCATCATAACTGTAACACCGGGATGCACATTCTGACTCCGGCTATGTCCACAGCATATGGAATAGTTCTGTTGAAAACCCCTTATGATCTTTATCTGTCCTGACAGAATAATGCAAGAATCATATGGCTGTAAAACACACATAGAATACATATAGCATTCATGTAGGAATAATGTCCTGCCATACAACTAAAAATGTATGGCCCTGAGTTTGTCACCGACATGTCACTGGCGAGTATGGTAGAGCATGCGTAGTATTGCACCTGAGAATTGCCAGAGAATTGCCAGCAGGAGGGTGTGGTCAAACGCAATAAGTTGGTTGAGGCAGGTTGGGTTCAAATAATTACAGGTTTGGTTAAAGGTGACCAATAGCTGCGTTGAGACAGACGAGATTACAACTAAACAACTAAATTCACAAAAACACTGTTGTATCTTTTTTAGACCCATTTTAAATACTGTCCGACTGTTAATCTACATGTATGTAGTAGGCTAATAGGATTTTGAGCATTGGCGAAACAAAGTCAATTATAAGTTCACATTTAATCTCCGATGGGATAGCCTTCTCTGTAATAATGACACAAATGATCTTATAACCTAGTTAATATCTGATTACTATGAGACTGTAGGCAAACTATTGTAATACTGTATCTTTGTCTGGCtgtacagtagtaggctattaaTTGGAAAAACATGCTAAAAGAGATGAATGACACCCGCAACATAGGAAGATTGGTTTGAATAATGAAGTGAACCCTAAATAGACTCCAATAATTCAGTAAATTACTTAAATGACATGGCAACATAATACATTACAATATGATACACTGACATatcctatgtaggctactgtttcggACAGCCTACTTTGACATGTTATTAATGATATTTGCAGTCGGTATTCACGTACCTGTGGACTACTGATTAATGAGccataggctatttaaagacTTTATCTGCAGGCGTGAGGTATTTTTTGACCTCTCTGTGTCCCTGAACTTGGACTGTTTGCTTGTTACCTctaccaaggaggttatgctttcatcagggactgtctgtctgtcagtctgtttgttaacaagataactcaaaaagtgatggatggatttcgaagacattttcagggaaggtcagaaatgaaaagaagaaacgattcaattttgggagtgatccgtaacacagtcaggattccggagccgtttatgtgtttcgtttagtggtgtaatggcatggtatggccatgtggtggtgatctgaacatactgtaggttcaaatgtatgacaacctaggaagaacaatacaggtggaggtctgcgctctctgagtgcttttctagtgttTGTATTACATTTACTGGACTCTTCAGaggttaccacacacacacacacacacacacacacacacacacacacacacgcacacacacacacacacacacacacacacacacacacacacacacacacacacacacacacacacacacacacacacacacacacacacacacacacacacacacactgacctttcCATCTTTTCCAGGACATGACATCATCGCTCCCCATATCTGAAAGGAGTATTTCAGCTGAGGGATACATAATTTTTGAACTCTGACCCCCAGTTCAGCCTCAAGGTGCTCTACTACCTGAGAAAgcaatattttattatttattattaacttCTTAAACATAACAGACTTACATAGCACAAACATAATATGCACACAGAACACTTACTCTTCTCTGGACTTCAACAAGTTCCGGATCCACTGGAGACACCAATGGAGAGCCACCGTCGTGTGGGACTGAAAAGAATCTTAAGGTCTTCAAATCAACCTCTGAAGACAAACACAACCTACACAtgggtgtgggagagagaagcatATTTATATACCCAAGATTAACCAGAGTTGTGCTGGTTAACAGTCATCTGATGGTGCTCCCTCCACTAATTGAGGCAACACAATGGAAGAGTCAATATCTATGCCGCTTGGCATCAACGTCCAATGCCATTTAGTGCCAAGACAGTACCCAACTAGTCAAAACCAACTAAAAGGGTTATGATCCTATCTGAACAACGCTTGATAGTGCAATATTAGAGACTTCGTTTTCCATATAAGACAGTGCAGCATCAGAATGAGCTTGAAGgtgttgcattgtgttgctttaaatggcCCTGTACTTTGGTTTTACGGTTCAGACTGCGCTGTGGCCAGCCAGCTACCTCTCTGTGTTGGAGCCTCCCATGATCTTCAGCATGGGGATCAGGTCATCAGCGTAGCGGCACATGGGGCCTGTGCAGAGAAACCCCAGCTGCTGCCCAGAGGCAGGCGGGTACTGCCCCTCATTGGGGACGATTCCTGCgtggaaagggagggaggatgtgAGGAAGACAGAAAAGATCATCGTGATCTCATTCATTAGTATCAGTGGCACAGAGGCAATGTTGTCATCCCCAAACTGCGCTTTTAACTGAACCTGATCCATCCCGGCCAGCCCAGACCTTCTCACTCAACATCGATGGCATCTATATATCTTGTGCGTTCTCTGTTCTATTCTAATGTATACGCAATcacgcatgtatgcatgtatctatccatctatctatgtGTAATGTAAAACTGTTTTCGTGTCTTGATTCTTGAAAAGGTGTAACTATAATAAtactaacaacaataataataaatattatttatattattgctgttgttgttgttgttgttgttgttgtctactACCCCTGCTCTCCCCCAAGGGGTGGCCCAGTGCCAAGTGTGTTAGAGGACCAGACAGATCGACCCTTTATCTCCAGCCATAAAGGTGCTGCATCATCATGGTACACTATTAAGTTGGTCTGCTTTTCATTTCAACCCCCTACAGGTTCTCCCACGTACCTGCAGTAGGTTTGTGCCCAAAGATGCCGTTGAAAAAACACGGCATGCGTATGCTTCCCCCAATATCTGAACCAATACCAATTACAGAGCCACCAGCCCCCAAAAtacttccttctcctcctgcacAAAAAACACATGGTGGGAAAAACACAAAGGTTATTCTTTCATAAGTCAACAGATCTACAAACTAGTAAGAGAACATTAAAATAACGtaagtgtatgtactgtacatgtcagtATGCATGTTTACCAGCAGAGttgtaaaagtcctaccacattcTTGCTCCAATTACTATCGAACAGATGTGCTTGCTAATAAGTAAGATCACTTGTTGTGTACTGGTAGGGTCAAtacatggtaggacttttacttcaTGAAGCCCGACTTTTACGACTCTATTTTTCAGACATTGAATTATCAAAGTGTACTTTGTACTTTGTACCATCCATCCAGGACCTCTACAGTCAGCGCTGCAGAAGAAAGGCCAAGTGCATAGTTTCTGACCCCAGTCATGCCAGCCCCCATCTTATCACCCTCCTGCCTTCAGGCCGACGATACAAGAGCATAAGGACTCGTACCAGCAGATACAAGGATAGTTTCTACCCACAAGTCATCAGGAGGCTGAACCGTCCTTGCAAATCCCATAAGATGgaactttttttaaaatgtgtttgtgtatgtatatatgtgtgtgtgtgtgtgtgtgtgtgtgtgtgtgtgtgtgtgtgtgtgtgtgtgtgtgtatttcaatacttataaatgcttatcatgagtacatgacaataaactttgaactttacTACTACGTGTAAAATGAGATTGTTGACTGACCGGAGCTTCCTCCAGCTATCCTCCCTAAGTCGTAGGGATTTCGGGTGATACCATACAGGTGGTTGTGAGACTCCAGCCACATGCACAGCTCACTACAGTTGGTCACACCCAGGGGGATGGCTCCTGCTCTCTTTAGCAAGGCCACAGTCGGAGCATCATTGGGTGAAATGACATCTTTCCTGGAGATCAGCCCTGTGGAATTTGGCATACCTGGAAAGGAGGAGATATAATGTACTTAACCATCAAGAGGCAATGCGGCATATGTAACATGTACTCATTGTAACATAAAATCTTTGCAACATATATCGTTTTAAAATGGGAGAGCACAAATTGACCATTACAGGCTTACAGCAAAAGGAATATACTATAGTATTCAACAATcactaaaacacattttttgaaACCTTCCACTCTTTTCttaaaactgtaaacacaaacccCAAATCTCAAACTTCACTAACAAAACCTTCAACCAAGTCTTCAGATGATTCACAAAGCAGATCCAATCACAagctggcttatccaccagacgCACCGAACAACTACCCAAGGgctttgaactatgcccattgatcacggcacttgtgcagtagaaataaagcgcagacttccaagattgagtttagtatggtgagcCAGACTAAGGCTAATAAGATGTGCATGTGTAGCAGGCCTACCCTGTAAGGCAAAAGCCTCTTTGACAGTAAATGGAACCCCCAGCAGGGGGAGCCGgtcctccagcacctcctctcctccggtcTCCTCCTCGATGAGCTTGTCCACTTGAGAGGCCTCCTGTAATGCAGCCGAAAAGCTGAGGGGGGAAAAATCACCCCAATTTTTCAGTTTCACCCAATTTGTTTTTGTATAACTTAAATAAGTTAAAGAATCTAAATAATGTGTTGTGGAAGGCCCAGTGTTTTGATGAGTAGTAGTGCATTGATGAAGTATTCCAAACAGAAAAGTGGATACAATTGTAGGACTAGCCTACAATCcctatctaacacacacacacacacacacacacacacacacacacactgaccggtCCTTCACCAAAGCGTTTACTATAGGGTTGACTTCCTGGATTCGGTCAATGTAGGCCTGCACCACCTCCACGCTTGTCACCTATAGGGCCAAAGAGTGACAACATAGTACTCAGCACCCTGATCTGGCCTAAATGCTGGTTTTGACCTTTGAACAAGTTTTGCAAGATGTGGCACTGTGCCACTATTGTAAGTTTCTAGCATACCGTTTCCCTGTTGAGAATGTGGTAGGCTATTAAAGCTACAAGGACACTTGAAGAGAGGACATTTCAAAGGGTAGCCTATTATTATACAATAAATGTATGTGTCCGAACATTTAAACTCCAGTGCCCATAATGCAACACATTTTAGATTTTCCTCTTCCTTGATATTAAACATTGAAGTGAAAGAACCAAAATAAGGGCTTCATCATTCGCAATGAACAGGAGTGACTCCACGTTACCGTGACCTGAATCGATACTAAGTTTACATCAGTTCGGGTAAAGATAGCATTTCCTACCTCTTTACGACGAATCTTACGAGCGAGTTGCATCGCCGTTGCCGTCAAAAGTGGGTTGGTGATTGGTGGGAGTCGCGCAGACCCGTCAGACTTTCGCTGGGACGTAGTTAGCATTAAAAACCCATTCAGCATCCTTACAATTGTGCGCAGTATCCATGATAGTAAACGTTCGAACAGAGTTAACGCCATTCTGCACAAGACAGGCTTCAGTTACCACAGACCGAAAGAAAAATACCCGACATAACACAGGAATTGCAGGTTCACTTTGCCCAGCATGCAACGCGGTGAGATGGAAACGCAATCCAGCCTGCTGGTCACTGTGACAACCAGACTAAAGTGTCAATTTTTGAGGAAACGTCACCATTTAAAATAAatctaggctaggcctactcttaTCACATGAATTCCATTTGAAAAGGGGCATTTTCATCTCGTTTGTCAGAATGTAGGTCATAGCAACAGTGGattaaaattaaaaaagaaaaaagaaactatGGGTTTCATCCATAGGTTTCATCTGGTCCCTTTCCACTGGTAGCcatataaaatcaagcacagaTTATGAATGCTGACTTaatgattaatacacctgtggaaagggatctgatgaaacccatgagggGCCTATGTGTCAActaaccagaggtggaaaaagtactaaaatattgtactcaagtaaaagtaccAATACTTTGCTGAAATATTACTCAAGTACAAGTTACAATACCCATCTGAAAAtatactcaagtaaaagtaaaaagtagttAACTAAAAATGTACTTAAAGTAAaagttacttagttactttttttgtttaggGAGGCAGCTAAGGCAGCTAAATTGCCAGGTAATACAGATtgtcttattttctttttcatactgacagtaggctactccaTGACCTTGAGTAATGGAGATCTTtatggcgcaacaggctacaacgctcataccacatgcgggtccaagtgcccacagggacccagattcgagtccggcctgcggtcatttcccaatcccaccccatctctctctcccacttgcttcctgtctcaccctttgctgtcctatacaaataaaggcaaaaaagccaaacaaatatttttttaaaaaactagaACGGTCACGCATATGAGGGTTAATACTAATTTGTTGTGAGAAAGTAGGTGCTATTTCTGCGTTTATATGCTTTCAACTGTATATTTTACCTGAATATTTCAATGTCcaaattacagtaaatgtcaaaatgaatgtcagacaaaatttaAAGTTTGCCTTTTTGTATATAAAAAGTGGCATATAAAGCaaaatggtaggcctatagtCCACCTGCACAACAATtgataaagtaggctatcttttgtTGAATTTAGTTGAACATCCCTAGTGGACAGCTTCACGCCTTATTGGCTGACCATGACCATTGTCACCTTAGTAGTTCCGACGATtcacttttttcctctttttttttttactcaagtaactgattggatttgtgatgtatcaaagtacaatacttcactcaaaatgtaatcaagtAAAATTTTAAATACCGATTTTTAAAACTActcaaaaaatccaaaatacacaaaaaagctactcaatacagtattttgagtaaatgtatttagttactttccacctctgcaactaaccaacaacaaaaataaccaTATCCCTATAATGCCGGTCCGTTTAAGGCCTAAACTAGCCTACTTGCTGTCAAGGTTTTCCTCACAATAATTCCCTGAAAGGTAGGCCTAGATTTGACAGTGCAAAGACAGTTTAGGCTAGTCCATTCCACACGTTTCAAGCTTGAAGAACActgaaacaaacatacatagaaAATAAAATCCTTCTTTGGGTAGACTACAACTTAGAAAAATactttgataaaaaaaataataaagtagGAAAGCCGCACCCTCAAGTGTTTGCTCTTAataataggcctattttattgtCAAACACATTTTGGTCCGAAGCCAGCATCAGTGAAGCAACGCGCATCTGTTGAGACATGTTCCCATTAAGTCTTACTAATAACAACGAGAGCTTGAGTCGTATCAGGTCAggtgaaatgttttgttttcagttcTAGGTTCAGGAGTTGTACAAGGCTGACCAAATAGCCTATTGCAGTGTTAAGACATTGACATCTGGCCTAAAGCAGGATTTTTGAAATGACAAAGGTCTATATGCATTATAACATTGTAACATGAAGCAGTAACATGGCAGAGTGGAGGTCTAATCTTTAcatcaaatactgtatatgagtgcctatagaaagtcatcatacccctttgaaacagttaacttttttgtcttacagtctgaaataaaaacccatttaattttttattttattttatttagcctacacatttcaaaTAATGGAACTACCGACAACAGTTctaaaaattaataaaaaatgaaaaaccgGAATAGCAGgattggaaaagtcatcataccctgaTTTCATACTTTGTAGAGTCTCcctttgctttcattacagccatcagtctctttggatatgtctctattagctttgcacacctagattggggaatatttgcccaatcttccttgAATTATTTAAAATGCAGCCACATTCTGTGGGGAACGGCGATGggctgctctcttcaagtcaatccacagattttctgatttgtcagggctctgacttggccactcacctacagtatacattcacctatatccttaaagggatattccaccatttttggaaatacgctcattttccaccttccctcgagcaaaacaatcgatatttaccttgttcccgttcatccagccattctgtgagtctggcgatacaacttttagcttcagcctagcatagatcattgaatcggattagaccattagcttctcgcctgctagcttcatgtttaaaagtgactaatatttctggtaattttaccatttaaaacgtgtgtcctctcaagttagaaagtgcaataagaccaactgaaaatgaaccctgccgtttttctaggctgatttgacatggaactacattctcatctggcgtaataatcaaggcaacttgcagctactggcactactactgcttgatgtctatggggactattttcagatgctgcgtacgatatcactgcgcctatggtacgtttgcaagttgccttgattattacgccagatgagagtgtagttccatgtggaatcagcctagaaaaacgccaggtttcattttcagttggtcttattgcactttctaacttgagaggagacgcgttttaaatgggaaaattatcagaaatcttagtcacttttaaacatgaagctagcaggcgagaagctaatggtctaatccgattcagtgatctatgctaggctgaagctaaaagttgtatcgccagactcacagaatggctggatgaacgggaacaaggtaaatatcgattgttttgctcgaggggaggtggaaaatgagcgtatttccaaaaatggcggaatatccctttaaaccactgctttgttcttttggcagtatgtttaggatcattatTGTTTTGGagggcgaatgacctgcccatcttcaggcCATCTGGGATGCAgattttcctcaagaatttgggtgtacttggcagcaacCCACTGTAAATTCTAACATTCAAATTAATAAGAAATATTAAGTAGGGTTGACTTAGTTTTGACCAATCTGTCGAGAATACTCACGTTATTTGAGTTAGTAGTACTTTGGGAGCGAAAAGTCAAACCAACTAAATCATTTTAAGTTCAGGTCACTCACAAAACACTAGTCCAACACTTGGGCATGCGCAGAAGCCTCAGTAGAAACCAAccgacacgacacacacgactaAACACGCATGGACATCGCTGGAGTACTTTACAGGCTCATTTGGTGAGTAAACGTTTGAAATCGATTTGCTTTCTTTATGTATTATTCATTCAACGCTAGTTAAGTTTTGTTCACCATATGTCAATGTCTATGTGACCTGTGCCTGCTGTGATGTTAAGTATCATAGCCTAGCGTCTAGCTATCGCTAGCCCAACGTTTGTTGCTAACGTTATCTGTTAGAAACACTAAACTGTAGATCTACCAAAGACTCTTTTCGGACGTGGCTCATGTGTTTTCATCACTGAAAACGATTATTTCTAAAAACTCCAAAGCCAATAACTCAAGTTTCACGTTTGCATGTGTAACAGCTAAATGGTATGAAGCATGATTAGTATGTTCGACCTCCATATTAGCTAGCATTTTTCAACTGGAATTATTGCAGCTTGGTCATTAgcactagcagctagctagtTCTTTTCCTCATGGTAGCAGCTACAGGAATTGCTTTCAAATTCTttgattttatgttatttcatatcaatacaaagtaggcctat from Sardina pilchardus chromosome 2, fSarPil1.1, whole genome shotgun sequence includes the following:
- the faah2a gene encoding fatty-acid amide hydrolase 2-A, encoding MALTLFERLLSWILRTIVRMLNGFLMLTTSQRKSDGSARLPPITNPLLTATAMQLARKIRRKEVTSVEVVQAYIDRIQEVNPIVNALVKDRFSAALQEASQVDKLIEEETGGEEVLEDRLPLLGVPFTVKEAFALQGMPNSTGLISRKDVISPNDAPTVALLKRAGAIPLGVTNCSELCMWLESHNHLYGITRNPYDLGRIAGGSSGGEGSILGAGGSVIGIGSDIGGSIRMPCFFNGIFGHKPTAGIVPNEGQYPPASGQQLGFLCTGPMCRYADDLIPMLKIMGGSNTERLCLSSEVDLKTLRFFSVPHDGGSPLVSPVDPELVEVQRRVVEHLEAELGVRVQKLCIPQLKYSFQIWGAMMSCPGKDGKTPTTFAELMADRGSRIWPLWELFKWMLGLSSHTMAAIGLALVEMFQSTRPSSFILKQRETLQRDLEEMLGTDGVLLYPSHPRLAPQHHHPLLTPFNFSYTGIFNILGLPVTQCPLGLSNEGLPLGVQLVAGKLQDRFCLATAAYLEKAFGGWTDPGKGSAAPSPRAP